The following proteins are co-located in the Gorilla gorilla gorilla isolate KB3781 chromosome 7, NHGRI_mGorGor1-v2.1_pri, whole genome shotgun sequence genome:
- the LOC101152063 gene encoding ubiquitin-conjugating enzyme E2 H-like has translation MHKIFHPDTDDASGTVCLDVINQTWTALYDLTNISESFLPQLLAYPNPIDPLNGEDAAMYLQRPEEYKQKIKEYIQKYAMEQALKEQEEGTRDSSSESCVSDFSEDEAQDMEL, from the coding sequence ATGCATAAAATTTTCCATCCAGACACTGACGACGCGTCAGGAACTGTGTGTCTAGATGTAATTAATCAAACTTGGACAGCTCTCTATGATCTTACCAATATATCTGAGTCCTTCCTGCCCCAGTTGTTGGCCTATCCTAACCCCATAGATCCTCTCAATGGTGAAGATGCAGCCATGTACCTCCAAAGACCAGAAGAATACAAGCAGAAAATTAAAGAGTACATCCAGAAATACGCCATGGAGCAGGCGCTGAAAGAGCAGGAAGAGGGTACCAGGGACAGCTCATCGGAGAGCTGTGTATCTGACTTTTCCGAAGATGAGGCCCAGGATATGGAGTTGTAG